The Dreissena polymorpha isolate Duluth1 chromosome 10, UMN_Dpol_1.0, whole genome shotgun sequence genome includes a region encoding these proteins:
- the LOC127849137 gene encoding muscle-specific protein 300 kDa-like — protein sequence MQGAWVAYNQEVNGINKILQKFENRLAVEPNVNSTDLQVLEHELALFKTLQEEIRSQQPHLNALHRQFKQVRQHTTPEGVHDLKAMEDVVKTKYEKAAADASERQNMLNGALRHRQNFYSSIGEFEKWIKKTQQKLDTSSEIYSDEVGETLAKLKSLQKECDENEPTFEQLCAEFKKLLANCNDDEAVILRDKFDRVMGGYTKIEDTLKSHKEVCEKWDQYQSSHKDAQARLKTLQAKLENPNIKEDEVAEIKEEVKSLRAEMGEWDNQVDALDELMATSQLTIKDRATQRTLHFGIELQALDSLCDSVLFNSSQKERISELAELWKKFEAKQAQLVEKLEDVGDRVETAVVPQSSLQGVKDLVREIEDARDDVFAYNPEYEQLRELGRQIMQADPSRSTAVQGGLSKEQVEKCEQNIADHESYLQRYKECLEWIESQQQDLEDCVDMPQDNEMLDAKLTTMSMSTTFITLTSSTDSGLGTFNSALESGERLYPNTSNEGREAIFNDLRSPRDKWESFNDNLNETQRKLETLRMQWSTFDENFEQLEYWVAKSAKQLKHEDSEPKITLQEKKAALQHYRVTCNEGTDGQEYFPQGNKTTILSTGYSESWESVEYMEYQCDTRRLPAFSYSKSFIKGIEARCMNGLSDIGLMKHESSKLFAIDANVFVPSRQSLTQIFDTIAFEKCKTCVIKILEKSLSPTRPCVWIVDYEHSNEACNSLYKYNSSNEIICLLLLGDAATSQKLSTQHNVIIAYTSHDNILDAMDDLLERFAFMTVRPLMHRIKEKYRAQETVSDNVNEALHDVYDYVRTAYEKSAVPYDEWPEIPEANCKFPANVDDVVESVIKIPGVLSCIKKLQRLEIYIDTSVAVEGFCKQSVLQVLDGYNIKNVLFMY from the exons ATGCAGGGCGCGTGGGTCGCATACAATCAGGAGGTGAACGGAATCAACAAGATACTCCAGAAGTTTGAGAACCGCCTCGCTGTGGAACCCAACGTGAACTCGACCGATCTACAGGTGCTGGAACACGAGTTGGCCCTGTTCAAG aCACTCCAAGAGGAGATTCGTAGTCAGCAGCCTCACTTGAACGCCCTGCATCGTCAGTTCAAGCAGGTGCGTCAACACACCACCCCTGAAGGAGTACACGACCTAAAGGCCATGGAAGACGTGGTCAAGACCAAGTACGAAAAGGCCGCCGCTGACGCCAGCGAGCGACAGAACATGCTCAATGGGGCTCTCCGGCATAGGCAGAACTTTTACAGTAGTATCGGAGAGTTTGAAAAATGGATTaagaaaacacaacaaaaacttGATACCAGTAGTGAAATATATTCCGACGAAGTTGGAGAGACTCTCGCTAAGTTGAAATCGTTGCAGAAAGAGTGCGATGAAAATGAGCCAACTTTTGAGCAGTTGTGTGCCGAGTTCAAGAAACTGTTGGCAAATTGTAATGATGACGAGGCAGTCATTCTTAGGGACAAGTTTGATAGAGTGATGGGAGGGTACACAAAGATAGAGGATACCTTGAAAAGTCATAAAGAGGTGTGTGAGAAATGGGACCAATATCAAAGTAGCCACAAAGATGCTCAAGCTAGGTTAAAGACTCTGCAAGCAAAGCTAGAGAATCCAAATATCAAAGAAGATGAAGTCGCGGAAATTAAAGAAGAAGTGAAATCTCTAAGAGCGGAAATGGGAGAATGGGATAACCAAGTAGACGCCTTGGATGAATTGATGGCGACTTCTCAGCTGACAATCAAAGATCGGGCTACTCAGCGCACTCTGCACTTTGGGATAGAGTTACAGGCACTGGACTCATTGTGTGACTCAGTATTATTCAATTCTAGCCAGAAGGAGCGCATCAGCGAGCTGGCTGAGTTGTGGAAGAAGTTTGAAGCTAAACAGGCTCAGCTTGTTGAGAAACTTGAGGATGTTGGGGACAGAGTGGAAACTGCGGTAGTGCCTCAATCTAGTCTACAAGGGGTCAAGGATCTCGTAAGGGAGATAGAG GACGCAAGAGATGACGTATTCGCGTACAACCCTGAATACGAGCAGCTGCGCGAACTGGGTCGTCAGATCATGCAGGCAGACCCCAGCCGGTCCACGGCAGTCCAGGGCGGTCTCTCCAAG GAACAAGTGGAGAAGTGTGAACAGAACATTGCGGACCATGAGAGCTACCTGCAGCGGTACAAGGAATGCCTAGAGTGGATAGAGTCACAGCAACAGGACCTTGAGGACTGTGTGGACATGCCCCAGGATAACGAGATGTTAGACGCTAAACTTACAACCATGAGTATGAGTACAACCTTCATA ACCCTGACTTCCTCTACCGACTCTGGTCTTGGGACTTTCAATTCTGCCCTCGAGTCCGGAGAACGACTTTACCCGAACACGTCCAACGAAGGCCGCGAGGCGATTTTCAATGACCTTCGCTCTCCGAGAGACAAGTGGGAATCCTTCAACGATAATCTGAACGAGACTCAACGAAAACTCGAGACCTTGAGAATGCAGTGGTCAACGTTTGATGAGAACTTTGAGCAACTCGAGTATTGGGTCGCTAAATCGGCGAAGCAGTTGAAGCATGAAGATTCCGAGCCAAAGATTACTCTTCAAGAGAAGAAGGCTGCATTGCAGCACTACAGG GTGACGTGTAATGAAGGCACAGATGGGCAGGAATATTTTCCGCAAGg CAATAAGACCACAATCCTTTCTACTGGGTACTCAGAAA GTTGGGAATCAGTTGAATATATGGAATATCAATGTGACACTAGAAGGCTTCCGGCATTTTCATACAGCAAAAGTTTCATTAAAGGAATAGAAGCACGATGTATGAATGGTCTATCTGATATTGGTTTAATGAAACATGAGTCGTCCAAACTCTTTGCGATTGATGCCAATGTCTTCGTTCCATCGCGACAAAGCTTAACTCAAATTTTTGACACTATtgcttttgaaaaatgcaaaactTGCGTTATAAAAATTCTTGAAAAATCCCTTTCTCCCACAAGACCATGCGTGTGGATTGTTGACTATGAACATTCAAATGAAGCGTGCAatagtttatacaaatacaaCAGCTCGAACGAAATAATATGCCTTTTATTACTCGGAGATGCTGCAACAAGCCAAAAACTGTCTACACAACACAATGTGATTATCGCATACACATCTCACGATAACATACTTGACGCCATGGACGACTTGCTTGAAAGATTCGCATTCATGACCGTTAGACCATTGATGCATAGAATTAAGGAGAAATATAGAGCACAAGAAACAGTATCTG ACAATGTCAATGAGGCGCTACACGATGTTTACGATTATGTACGCACGGCTTACGAGAAAAGCGCGGTACCATATGATGAGTGGCCAGAAATTCCAGAAGCGAATTGTAAATTTCCAGCAAACGTAGATGAT GTCGTTGAGTCCGTTATTAAAATACCTGGAGTGTTATCCTGTATTAAGAAACTGCAGCGACTCGAGATATATATCGACACATCTGTAGCTGTGGAAGGATTTTGCAAACAGTCTGTGCTACAAGTTTTGGATGGATACAACATTAAAAACGTATTATTTATGTACTGA